In one window of Pseudochaenichthys georgianus chromosome 5, fPseGeo1.2, whole genome shotgun sequence DNA:
- the LOC117447261 gene encoding urocortin-3-like, with protein MRSVSVCFCLALLLPWCVQSQRSGTSSLAKLDEDTQRDVLAVDILNRSGVLNALLRSERHTVLRRERAPRPASQVPKRAQQGSRFALSLDVPTSILSVLIGLAKNQDMRTKAAANAELMARIGKRK; from the coding sequence gtttctgcCTGGCTCTGCTGCTGCCGTGGTGTGTCCAGAGCCAGAGGAGCGGCACTTCCTCTCTCGCTAAACTCgatgaagacacacagagggaTGTGCTGGCCGTCGACATCCTCAACCGCAGCGGGGTGTTGAACGCATTGCTCCGATCAGAGCGCCACACGGTGCTCCGTCGAGAACGAGCCCCTCGCCCGGCCTCCCAGGTGCCGAAGAGAGCCCAGCAGGGGTCCCGCTTCGCCCTCTCCCTCGACGTGCCCACCAGCATCCTCAGCGTCCTCATAGGCCTGGCCAAGAACCAGGACATGAGGACCAAGGCGGCAGCTAATGCAGAACTGATGGCACGGATAGgcaagaggaaataa